CATTATATCCCCCCCAGTCCAAGGCTTCAAGATGGAGTATTGTACTGACTGCAATGCAGAACAAACTTATGTTTATATGGtcttgaagttctttttgaccATATCTCACTGTTTCCCCatgagctctttttttttttttttttttttttttgccaacgAAACACGATGGCATGTCTCTATCTTGTTATCTGCGTCTGAAGTGTCAGATATCCTACACGTGGCTTACATGTTCATCAGGTTTGCAGTCTTCATTCCCTGCCAGAAGCAACATCTCTAGTGTGTTATTTGCAGAGGTCTGCAGATGTGTAGGACGATGCCGGAGAGGACTTTGATAGCTTACAGGGCTGATGCCGTTCTTCTTACTGTGTTTCATAAACCGTTTTGAGTTTTCAGTCACTGATGACcgaaaataaattctgcttctCCTTTGCATTTTTGGAGTCCTCACACGCCTGTAGTTACAGGTGATGTAGCGCGTAAAAGCCTGCCTGAACGTCCTATTAAACAGTGTATAAACAAGAGGGTTGATGCCCGACGAAACATAGCCCACCCATTGAAAGATATCCAACAATTGTTCCACTAGATTACTGTTGCACCCTTGACAGAGTACAGAAGTCACATTAGTAATGAAGAAAGGACACCACATCACAACAAACAACATGAATACAATCCCCAAGACCTTTGATGCCCTTTGTTCATTAGACAAGTTCTGCATGGATCTCTTCCCTATGGTGGACATCCTGCGGAGAGGAGCCTCATCCCTTGTGACACGGTTCAGTGTTCGGTCCCTTTTTATTCCATTTGCAATGGGTACTTTCTTGGGTGAAGAGACAGCCGGCAATTCCTGCTGGAAGACGGTGGAAATGTTGGGCCTTGTAGCTCTCGATCTCAAAAGATAGGCCTTCTTGCGCAGTACTTGGATTGTCAGCAAGTAGATGATCATCATAATTATAAGGGGAATAAAAAAAGCTGTCAAAGACCCATACACCTTGAAGTCCCCAAAGCCCTCTGGCGACAACAAACAGGTGTGGTTGTTGTTGAAGGTGATGTTGTTGGGATGATCGAAGACTTGTAGCCCTTTGATTGGAATAGGTATTGCAATACCTGATAAAGAGAGACCAATCATTAAACTGAGCAGAGAATaaggtttaaataaaacattgaaatgaTAAAGCCTTTTGAAATTGACTAATTCAGAAGTGTCCACTCTTGCTCCTTGAGGACAGCCTTCCTATAGTTTAACTTCAACTATTATTAAACCCCTAAACCCACTAATCATGACCCTTGGGATTACTTGAAACTTctaggcaggtgtgttgagcagGTTGGGTTCACTTCATTCACCCCaagaaaagcatatttacattGTCTAAAATATTCAGACCCTCTTCAAGTTTCTGTCTTGACTTGCACTCTACTTTCCTTTGGTCTGTCATGACTCTGATTCAACCCACTCAAGTCTCGGCCTGGACTCAGTCGGACCTGAATGAGCTGCTTTCGACTACAGCACTGGTTAGATTTAAACTGTCCAGCAAAGTGGATTCCCttgagcaggattggacacccctggacTAGGTTTTTGCATAGTTATTCATTCCCTATGTATGCTCCTGCCCACCGaatagtaaattaaatatatatatatatatttttttttggctttggCAGCTAccttctgttaaaaaaaaaaaaaaaaaatgctactaGTTGATTGGTTGCCAGGACGACTAGCTGATTAATTGGCTCTGCAGAAGCCTCTATTTAAGCTTGTGTGAAAAGAGACTTGTGTGATGTTCATCTGATTCAGTAGTTTcttaaaagatgtttacatagaaTGTGTTCAAAATGAGTTCTTGTGATTGACCAGAACACttgtcttgtgttttttttttttttttttttttaagcaaaactTGCAGCACAGTACAGTCAAAAACGGCCTGAGATGCATCTCTTGGTATTATGTACTCTTGTGTAACAATGGATACATTTTTGCCAATTATTACCATTAATTGCGGTTAACATCAACACATCTGGAACTTTTACATGAAGTATCCATAACCATGTGCTCCTGTTGTCCTGTTTTGTTATCCAGTTTTGTTGTCAATAAGACTGCTTTGTGAAATGTGTGAATATGTGAAAATCGTTCTCAGGAGTACACAGGGATGTAATGTTCATGGTCATTGTTAAAGTGACAAAACACATGGCCTGCCTTTCATGGTGGTGAAACAGCCAGATGATTCCAGAACCATGTGTTGAAGTCCTTCAAACAACAGCCAAAGTAATCGTCAGTACTGATGTTAACGAGCAGAAATTTTTAGGTGTTTACTTTCAATTCGCTCCCACAAGCCAATGTCAATGTATAACTGAGACCTGATCGttaaaatgaaatctgtttttgGAAGTTTGCTGGTGAACCAGTGACATGAGATAAAGGAAATTTATGTGTATGTGACTTTTCCAGAGATGAGTGTTGAGATCATTAATCGGTGTAGAGATTAAGGACTGGGGTTTGCCACAGTTTGTATAAAGCTTAAATTGTGgcaattgtttttaaaattgttttttaaaaaaaataaaaaaaattgttaatgcAGTTCTCTACATTTGTAAAGAGAATATTTCCTTTTGTTTCATGGTagaaatatgtatttaaatgagTATTTGTAATTATTCATAAATGATGACTTCTTACAtgctgtatatataaaaaaaaaattagacatACCTATAGAGATTAGCCAGACAAGTGCGATTTTAGCCAACGCTTTAGCTCTGGACTTAAACTGGCTGTGCTGTATTGGTTTCTTGATTGCTATGTAGCGGTCGAGGGAGATGGCGCACAGGTGCATGATGGACGCAGTTGAGAACAAGACATCCAGAAACAGCCAGATAGGGCACAGGAAGTCTGCAAGGGGCCATCTGGAGTCTGAAATAAGGAGAATATTAAGCTCTGATCAATGGGTTGGTTGAATTAGATATTCAGGACCAACTTTGAGaccttttttgttattttgtgatGTGACACAACTACTTAATTCATCTCTTCAACGCCATTTCATTAACTTCAATTGGCTAACTAACCCTGACCTAAGCGATGTTGTGTTTCTGGAGACATCCTAACCTGCTCTGTCAAAGTTTTAACACCAGTATTAATGGCTTGTTTCTCCTCTTCAgccaaatatattttacatacacAGTCATTTgagtagtgtttttttttttttttttgatcatacaaaatgtttttggcagtgctttcagatgacTATTGTTGATGGATGACTTTGCAGCTTTGTTGCTGTTGCATTTCTCACAATGGAGGACTCGAACTggttttcatttgtttaaaatgtccTGTTTGGACATGGACATTAGAAAATATATTACTTTAAATTGATCACAGCCTTTGCATCTCATCTCATATTTAGTGGATCTTAAATAAATTGATACAAGCTTGAGTTCAACAAAAACAGTTCATAAGATTAAACACTTGGGGGCTTTTGGCCTATTCATAAAGCACTTCGCTAACGCTGTTTATTTTAGTGACAGACATGAAAGGGTGGATAATTTTTCTCTTCATCCCATTGCACTTACAGCTGATATTGTATAAAGCAGGTATAGGCAACATTGGTCCTGGAgtgctgctgtcctgcagagtttagcttcaaccctgaaaaaaaaaaaaaaaaaacatctgcctgtagccttagtaatcctgaagacactgattagcttgttcgggtatgtttgattagggttggagctaaactctgcaagaCAGTGGCACTCCAGGACCAATGTTGCCTGTCTCTGGTCTAAAGCCTTTAGATAagattttgttgttttcatgttgGCAGTTTTTCATTTTGTCTTTATAAACTGTGTGGTACGTGTT
This genomic stretch from Megalobrama amblycephala isolate DHTTF-2021 linkage group LG2, ASM1881202v1, whole genome shotgun sequence harbors:
- the htr2b gene encoding 5-hydroxytryptamine receptor 2B isoform X3, producing the protein MDGNNVVNHGELRWAALLILLVIFPTIGGNILVILAVSLERKLQNATNFFLMSLAVADLLVGLLVMPIALVTVLFRIAIPIPIKGLQVFDHPNNITFNNNHTCLLSPEGFGDFKVYGSLTAFFIPLIIMMIIYLLTIQVLRKKAYLLRSRATRPNISTVFQQELPAVSSPKKVPIANGIKRDRTLNRVTRDEAPLRRMSTIGKRSMQNLSNEQRASKVLGIVFMLFVVMWCPFFITNVTSVLCQGCNSNLVEQLLDIFQWVGYVSSGINPLVYTLFNRTFRQAFTRYITCNYRRVRTPKMQRRSRIYFRSSVTENSKRFMKHSKKNGISPVSYQSPLRHRPTHLQTSANNTLEMLLLAGNEDCKPDEHVSHV
- the htr2b gene encoding 5-hydroxytryptamine receptor 2B isoform X1 — translated: MDGNNVVNHGELRWAALLILLVIFPTIGGNILVILAVSLERKLQNATNFFLMSLAVADLLVGLLVMPIALVTVLFHSRWPLADFLCPIWLFLDVLFSTASIMHLCAISLDRYIAIKKPIQHSQFKSRAKALAKIALVWLISIGIAIPIPIKGLQVFDHPNNITFNNNHTCLLSPEGFGDFKVYGSLTAFFIPLIIMMIIYLLTIQVLRKKAYLLRSRATRPNISTVFQQELPAVSSPKKVPIANGIKRDRTLNRVTRDEAPLRRMSTIGKRSMQNLSNEQRASKVLGIVFMLFVVMWCPFFITNVTSVLCQGCNSNLVEQLLDIFQWVGYVSSGINPLVYTLFNRTFRQAFTRYITCNYRRVRTPKMQRRSRIYFRSSVTENSKRFMKHSKKNGISPVSYQSPLRHRPTHLQTSANNTLEMLLLAGNEDCKPDEHVSHV
- the htr2b gene encoding 5-hydroxytryptamine receptor 2B isoform X2, which produces MLPIPALYNISYSRWPLADFLCPIWLFLDVLFSTASIMHLCAISLDRYIAIKKPIQHSQFKSRAKALAKIALVWLISIGIAIPIPIKGLQVFDHPNNITFNNNHTCLLSPEGFGDFKVYGSLTAFFIPLIIMMIIYLLTIQVLRKKAYLLRSRATRPNISTVFQQELPAVSSPKKVPIANGIKRDRTLNRVTRDEAPLRRMSTIGKRSMQNLSNEQRASKVLGIVFMLFVVMWCPFFITNVTSVLCQGCNSNLVEQLLDIFQWVGYVSSGINPLVYTLFNRTFRQAFTRYITCNYRRVRTPKMQRRSRIYFRSSVTENSKRFMKHSKKNGISPVSYQSPLRHRPTHLQTSANNTLEMLLLAGNEDCKPDEHVSHV